Proteins from one Triticum aestivum cultivar Chinese Spring chromosome 7A, IWGSC CS RefSeq v2.1, whole genome shotgun sequence genomic window:
- the LOC123151325 gene encoding late embryogenesis abundant protein 31 has protein sequence MAQAQATRGDPMKAQQEQPEPIQYGHVFAVTGDLAVQAIAPRDAEAMRTAEESVQGVPVPQASGGGFSAAVAMETAAAYNQAVGAVRPGQASDAATKQGITVTQTAVPGGRIVTEFVAGQVVGQYSVADQAMMQQQQQQVVEEDASKVTIGEAMEAAALSAGDRPLEEADAAAIRAAETQAQGADEVMPGGLADQAWAAASANAWAERDEDKITVGDVLSDATTKLADDKPAAREDAARVVQAETYSDAGARTKAGGVGAAVTTAARLNQEDDDDDA, from the exons ATGGCTCAAGCACAGGCGACGCGAGGCGACCCAATGAAGGCCCAGCAGGAGCAGCCGGAGCCCATCCAGTACGGCCACGTCTTCGCCGTCACGGGCGACCTGGCCGTGCAGGCCATCGCGCCACGGGACGCGGAGGCCATGCGCACCGCCGAGGAGAGCGTGCAGGGCGTCCCGGTCCCGCAGGCCAGCGGCGGCGGCTTCAgcgcggcggtggccatggagacGGCCGCCGCGTACAACCAGGCCGTCGGCGCCGTCCGCCCCGGCCAGGCCAGCGACGCGGCCACCAAGCAGGGCATCACCGTCACCCAGACCGCCGTGCCCGGCGGCCGCATCGTCACCGAGTTCGTGGCGGGTCAGGTGGTCGGGCAGTACTCCGTGGCCGACCAGGCGatgatgcagcagcagcagcagcaggtggtGGAGGAGGACGCGAGCAAGGTGACGATCGGCGAGGCCATGGAGGCAGCGGCCCTGTCCGCGGGCGATCGGCCCCTCGAagaggccgacgcggcggccatccGCGCCGCGGAGACGCAGGCGCAGGGAGCGGACGAGGTCATGCCCGGCGGCCTGGCCGACCAGGCGTGGGCCGCGGCGAGCGCCAACGCCTGGGCCGAGCGCGACGAGGACAAGATCACGGTCGGCGATGTCCTCTCG GACGCGACGACGAAGCTGGCGGACGACAAGCCGGCGGCGAGGGAGGACGCGGCCAGGGTGGTGCAGGCGGAGACGTACAGCGACGCCGGGGCGCGCACCAAGGCCGGCGGGGTGGGCGCCGCGGTCACCACGGCGGCGAGGCTCAACcaagaggacgacgacgacgacgcttgA